From Roseateles sp. SL47:
TTGAGCAGACACCCCGGAGGGCGCCACATCGGCGCTGGTGTGCGTCGGTGCAGGACAAATTCTGGAAAGCGCAGATGAACCGATCCGCCTTGGACGATGAATCGCGGATGAAGCCTTGATGAATGGCAGATGAACGGTGTGAGATTCCCGACCGGCTGGGCTAGGTCCGCCGCTCCAGGCATTTCATCAGCCACTGCGCCAGCACCTCCGTCACGAAGGCGGCATTCTCCAGATTCGAGATATGCCCCGCCCCCGGCACGATCACCTGCTCGCAGCCGATCACCTCGGCCATGCGTGCGGTCTCCTCCGGTGGACGGGGGATATCCGAGTCGCCGCACATCAGCAGCACACGTTCGGGGTCGAGCTGCGCCAGGCGCTCCAAGGCATCCGGCCGGCCGAAGATCACGTGGCCCAGGGGCACCACGGAGTTGCGCAGACGCTCAGCGGAGAAGCCTTCCAGTGCACGCCGGAAGGCCATGGGCAGCGGGCCATCCGGATCGGCGCCACGCCGGAAGAACAGCGGCACCACGGCATCCAGCAACGGCGGCGGAAACTTGCCCAGCACCTCGACCGTGTCGAGCATCTGGAAGTAGCGTACCCGTGTGGCCTCCGGCTCGGCACCCAGATAGGTGTCCATCAGCACCAGCGAGCGCACCCGGTCGGGTTCGTTCAAGGCCAGCGCCGCCCCCCACATGCCACCGACCGACAGGCCCACCACCGCGCATTCCCGGATGCCCAGCGCATCCAGCAGCCGGCTCATCTGCCCGGCGAGATCCTCTGGCGTGCAGGTGGCCTCGGGCAACGCACCGGACTGGCCGTGCCCCCACAGGTCGGGCGCGATGACGCGGTGGGTCCGGGACAGCGCCTCGATCTGCGGGGCCCACATATGGGAGTCCCAGAGATAGCTGTGGCCCAGCAGGACCGGGAAGCCGGTGCCGTGGTCCTGGTAGTGGAGAGGATGGCCGTCGAGATCTAGAAATGGCATGGGCGGTACCGGTGGGGAGAAAGGAGTCAAATCCAGCGGGCGCCCGGGTTGGGTCAGCGCCCGGGGATTGGTCAGGGCGTCCCGAGCACGGGCGATTCACCCTTGAGGGCCGGATCCCAGTGCTCATCCGCCTTGCCGCCGACGATCCGCCAGGTGTCGTACCAGGTGGTCGTGTAGGCCCCCTGTTCGGTGCGCACCACCCGTGGGTAGAGCACCGTGACCAGATCCCCTTCGGCGATCACCGCCAGGATCGGCGTGCGCAGCGAGGGCGACAACGGCTGCGGCTTCTCGCCCAGGGTCTCGGTGAAGAAGCGCACGTTCGGTCCCGAGGGAATCACCGGCCAGGCAGGCACGGTGGGCACCGGGGGACGCGCGGCCGCCACCAGCGGCACGGCCACGCTCAGGGCCAAGAGGCTCATGTGGAACAGCTTCATGGTCGGTCCTCGTTGACATGGACACAAAGGGCAGGCGCATCCTTCCCGGGTGCGGTCCGCGGCGCAAGGCATCGCACCCCCTGTGGGGATATGCAACTTCGCATTCCCGGACACCGCTTCGCAAACGCCTGTCAGGGCTTGGGCAGGCGCTGGATCTCGATGCGCCAGTCCAGCCCGAAACCGATGTTGTGGGCGGCCGCGAAGCTGCCCTGATTCAAGGCCAGCGACAGGTTCATCAGGCTGTTCACATACACCAGCGGCTGACCGACCGGCACCTGGCCGAAGGTGCGCGCATACGGGGCCTCCAGCTCATCGACCAACGTATCGCCCCGGAAGATGCGCACATGGACCCGCTCCCCCGTGGCCACCCCCAACTGGTCGAAAAGCGCCTTCGGGATGTTGGACCAGACATTGCCGAACTGGATGTCCAGCACCGGGATGAGGCCGGTCACCCGGTCGCCCTCGCGTGTGGGCTGACGGTAGGCAAGCTTCACCAGCGAGTCCGGCGGCAGCGAGGGGCCGACCTGCTCGAAGCTGATCCGGCCGGCCGCCAGGCGGGCACCCGTGTAGCCGTAGACATCCCGGCCATGGAAGGTGTGCGATTCCCCCGAACCCGGCCGCCGATTGACGCGTTCATCAATCTCCCGCAGCCCCGCGATGCCGTCGCGCTCGGCCACCAGGGTCAGCAGGCCGTTCTCCGGCCCCACGAAGTAGTGGCCGGTGCGGGTCTTGAGCACGATGGAGCGGCGCGGGGTGCCCACGCCCGGGTCCACCACGGTGACGAACACGGTGCCGGCGGGCCAGAAGTTCTCCGCCTGGCTGAGGCGGTAGCCGGCGGTGAAGATGTCCCCGGCCTCGTGCGTGAGGTCGGAGATCAGCAGGTCCTGCGAGACACCGTAGTCTTACTGTGTCATAACAATGGTGACGTTCGGCCGCAGCACGTACATGGGCCGAGACGAAGGTTCAGCTCATAGCTCAGCAGGTGACGCAGAGACGTGATTGAGGTCGGTACGTGACGCTGAGCGCGCTGGGCTACCCCTCGGGACGTAATCTTTGGGAAGGTCAGGCAACGCGCGGATTGCGAAGTTTTTTTTGCCGCCGATTGGCTTCTCGGCAGTCAGTCGTTCGGCCATCAGAAACCCATATGCCGCGATGCACAGGGCGGCGTGATGGTGAAAGCCGCGCCAGCCGCGACCTTCGTAGTGATCAAGACCGAAGTCCTGCTTCAGGTCTTGATAGTCGCGTTCAATGCGCCAGCGCTGGTGGGCGGCGCTGACAAGCTCGTTGAGCGACGTCGTTGCTGGCAGCGTAGACAGGAAATACTTGGTCGGCTCGGCTTGCCCATGCGGCCACTCGATCAGCAACCACTGTTGCGCACGAAGCCGTGCTTTGCCGGAGTTCCCGCCAGCGTGACGCACGCGCACCGCCGCGAAGCGATCGCTGAGCGTGTGATTCGTGCCCTCGCGCCAGCTGATCGTTTGAAAGGCCGAGGCGGGCAGAGACATCGCCAACGATTTGACGCTCAGGGGCTGCAACTCTGGCGTGCGTCGAGGCATCACAGGCGGGCGGCCGTTACCGCTGTAGGGTGCGGGCGGCAACGGCTCAACGCCGGGTGGCCACACCACGACTGCGGAGGTCACGCCGACTACGTACTCAAGCCCCATCTCGGTCAACGCTCGGCGGAATTCGGTGTCCACGCCATATCCGGCATCGGCCAGAACGCAGTGCTTCGGCGCGCCCTCAGCAAGCAAGCGCCGCAACTGTTGCAGCGCGATCTCGGTCTTGGTTGCGAAACGCATGGCCTCAGGAACCCCTGCCTTGCGCCGGCGCTCATCGTCGGCAATCCAGTCCTTGGGCAAATAGAGCTGCCATGCCACCGGCAGGCTGCCCTGACTGCACGACAGCGAGACGCTGACCGCCACTTGGCAGTTGTCTTGCTTGCCCAGGACCCCGCAATACTGGCGAGCGACGCCTACCGAATGGCGCCCCTTCTTCGGAAATCCTGTGTCGTCGATGATCCACCAGCCACCTTCGCTGAAGTCCATCTTGGGCACGACCCACTGGCAGACGCGACGAAGCATTTGCTCGTCGGACCACTCAGCCTTCGCCACGAAGTGATGCAGCGACTGATGTCGCGCACTGGCATGAACCGGGTCCACACGAGCGGCCATGGGCTCAACGCTCTTGCGAGCCAGCGGCAACATCAGTCCCGTGCAATAGCCACGAAGCCCCTCGTGGCGGTCGGCGTGTCCAAGGCCCGAGGCCAAATGCTCCAGGTATTCCTCAAAGCGGTCTGCGGTGTTCATCGATCCTCAACCAAAGAACCAAGAAGTCCTCATAATGCCTTGATTTTATTGACAAAGTAAGACTATGGTGGCCGATACCGGCGCCCCCCCGGGGGCCGGCATGCGAAGCAGCTTGCGGGACCGCGAAGGGGCAGGACTGGAGACCCCCGGGGTTCACTCCTTCAACGACCCCGGCGTGGTCTCCCTTTCGCGCTGCCGCAGGTTGGCCCATCCCGGGGTGTCGAAGATGATTTCCCGCTCCCCTTCCACGGCCGCCATGCGGCTGCCACGCGCCACCGCCAGATTGCCGGCCGGGCCGTCCTGTTCGATGTTGCGCTGGAAGGCGATCAGCGAGGCGGGCATCCACGACTCGTCCGAAGACATCAGGGCGGCCCGGCGCGCCTGGATCTCGGCGTGCGCCTCCTTCATCCGTGGCGGCAGCTGCTGCTCCACCAGCGACAGGCGGTCCAGCTGTTCGGCCACCGCCGGGTGCAGGCGCTCCCGGGCGTAATAGACATGATTGGACTCGCGGATCGCGTCGATCTTGTGGAAGAACGCGGTCACCGCCTCCTGGCCCTTCTGCTGGGCCTGCTCCGGCGGCAGGTGGCGATGCGGATAGGCGAACAGGTCGACCCACTTCTGCTGGTTGGACAGCACCGCGCGCTTGAACAGGGCCTTGTCGGAGGTCTCCGTGTCACTGAAGGTCTTCTCCGGCACGATCTTGCCGTCGCGCAGCGGCACCCGCACCCGCACACTGCTGCTGGCGTCGTCATACATCAGCGAGCCGCTGGCCAGTTGCATGGCCGGAATGCCGACCGAACGCAGGTAGGCGCTGCCGTCCAGGCTGGTGTTGGCCCGCAGGCGGTCGTACCAGCCGCTGCGCACGTTGTTGATCTGGTAGGTGCCGGTGGTGTCGCGCTCACTCACCCGGGTGGACCAGCCCTTCTCGTAGGAGGCGCCGCTGGAGACACCAAAGCGGCCGCCGTTGTCGCCCCCCGTGGCCACGGACAGTGCGCCGCTAAGCGACGCATCGGAGCGATGCGTGGCGCTTTGCTGCTGCATCAGCGTCACGGAGAGTCCCTGGTCGGCGAAGCGGGCGATGAAGTCCTCCAGCAACTGTTCACGCTCCACATCGTCCCGGCACTGCGGCGCGCGGTCGTGCAGCATGCGGGCCATCTGGCCCATGGTTTCGCGCACGTCGGCATCGTTCTGGCGGAACACGGGGCCCGTGGGCGTCTCCTCGTCCCTTTCGATGCGGCGATCCACCCGCCACATGGCGCCCTGCAGGTCGCTGCGTTCGTAGCCGTAGGCGGCAATGTCCACGCCGCCGGCCGCGCGGCCGAGGTCGCCCCGATGCCCCGGCATGATGTGGCCGACCTGCAACCCGCCCCCGCCGGTCACTCGCCAGCGCTGGTCGCGGCCCATGAACATCTCGCCGCCATGCGTGGCGGCGCCGGCGCGGAAGATCTGCTCCAGCGTGCCCTCCCCGCGCGCATCGAAGCGCACGTTCAGCGGCCGCTTGCGGTCCCGGACGGACGGCAGGTCGACCTGGGAGTTAGCCAGATTGACACTGGTGCCCCGCGCCGAGGCGCCCAGGGTGACGGCATCGCTCACCCGGATGTGGTTGCCGAACTGCACCTTGTCCAGGAACTTGCCCACCACCTCGCCCGCCTCATGGGCGTTTGGCTCGGCGGGTCTGGGCGAGCGGGCCTCGATGGTGGCGATGACGGTGTCGGCGGCCTTGCGCGTGGCGTCGTCCAGCGGGATGCCCAGGCGGTCCGCCAAGGT
This genomic window contains:
- a CDS encoding alpha/beta fold hydrolase, whose product is MPFLDLDGHPLHYQDHGTGFPVLLGHSYLWDSHMWAPQIEALSRTHRVIAPDLWGHGQSGALPEATCTPEDLAGQMSRLLDALGIRECAVVGLSVGGMWGAALALNEPDRVRSLVLMDTYLGAEPEATRVRYFQMLDTVEVLGKFPPPLLDAVVPLFFRRGADPDGPLPMAFRRALEGFSAERLRNSVVPLGHVIFGRPDALERLAQLDPERVLLMCGDSDIPRPPEETARMAEVIGCEQVIVPGAGHISNLENAAFVTEVLAQWLMKCLERRT
- a CDS encoding SAM hydrolase/SAM-dependent halogenase family protein; this translates as MLISDLTHEAGDIFTAGYRLSQAENFWPAGTVFVTVVDPGVGTPRRSIVLKTRTGHYFVGPENGLLTLVAERDGIAGLREIDERVNRRPGSGESHTFHGRDVYGYTGARLAAGRISFEQVGPSLPPDSLVKLAYRQPTREGDRVTGLIPVLDIQFGNVWSNIPKALFDQLGVATGERVHVRIFRGDTLVDELEAPYARTFGQVPVGQPLVYVNSLMNLSLALNQGSFAAAHNIGFGLDWRIEIQRLPKP
- a CDS encoding IS701 family transposase, which codes for MNTADRFEEYLEHLASGLGHADRHEGLRGYCTGLMLPLARKSVEPMAARVDPVHASARHQSLHHFVAKAEWSDEQMLRRVCQWVVPKMDFSEGGWWIIDDTGFPKKGRHSVGVARQYCGVLGKQDNCQVAVSVSLSCSQGSLPVAWQLYLPKDWIADDERRRKAGVPEAMRFATKTEIALQQLRRLLAEGAPKHCVLADAGYGVDTEFRRALTEMGLEYVVGVTSAVVVWPPGVEPLPPAPYSGNGRPPVMPRRTPELQPLSVKSLAMSLPASAFQTISWREGTNHTLSDRFAAVRVRHAGGNSGKARLRAQQWLLIEWPHGQAEPTKYFLSTLPATTSLNELVSAAHQRWRIERDYQDLKQDFGLDHYEGRGWRGFHHHAALCIAAYGFLMAERLTAEKPIGGKKNFAIRALPDLPKDYVPRGSPARSASRTDLNHVSASPAEL